The Candidatus Sulfotelmatobacter sp. genome includes a region encoding these proteins:
- a CDS encoding VOC family protein — protein sequence MTSLRYESVAPVLIVETVEPTRDFFRDRLGFSQVAEVPHEGHLGFAMLEKDGVTVMVQSHASVIADVGHDAARAVNATMSGRGAATLFVTVNEIELLVPAVADADVLVPLRKTFYGMHEITIREPGGHAITFASRLAT from the coding sequence ATGACCTCGCTGCGCTACGAGTCCGTCGCCCCGGTGCTGATCGTCGAAACGGTCGAGCCGACGCGCGACTTCTTCCGCGATCGGCTCGGCTTCTCGCAAGTCGCCGAGGTGCCGCACGAGGGACACCTCGGCTTCGCGATGCTCGAAAAAGACGGCGTCACCGTGATGGTGCAGTCGCACGCCAGCGTGATCGCCGACGTCGGCCACGACGCGGCCCGCGCCGTCAACGCGACGATGTCGGGCCGTGGTGCGGCGACGTTGTTCGTGACCGTCAACGAGATCGAGCTGCTCGTCCCCGCCGTCGCCGACGCGGACGTGCTCGTACCGTTGCGCAAGACGTTCTACGGCATGCACGAGATCACGATCCGCGAACCGGGCGGGCACGCGATCACGTTCGCCTCACGGTTGGCGACGTGA
- a CDS encoding ABC transporter ATP-binding protein, which translates to MASIAIEHLTKRYPNGTLALDDVNLSIAEHEFVAIVGPSGCGKSTLLRILAGLDAASEGHVRVAGPPPRADQLPSATVFQEQSLFPWMRVGENVAFAFDALPVPRAQVQARVREVLELVGLADYERAWPYQLSGGMKQRAAVARAFAVQAPVLFMDEPFGALDEQTRVGMADQLMRLWERAPRTVVFVTHGIEEAVTLADRVVVLSTRPGRVKAVLPIDFPRPRDAVALRAAPGFGELVVRIWELLR; encoded by the coding sequence GTGGCATCCATCGCGATCGAGCACCTCACGAAACGGTATCCCAACGGCACCCTCGCGTTGGACGACGTCAACCTCAGCATCGCGGAGCACGAGTTCGTCGCCATCGTCGGACCCAGCGGCTGCGGCAAGAGCACTTTGCTGCGCATCCTGGCCGGCCTGGACGCGGCCAGCGAGGGACACGTCCGCGTCGCCGGCCCGCCGCCGCGCGCCGACCAGCTGCCCAGCGCGACCGTCTTCCAAGAGCAATCGCTCTTCCCGTGGATGCGGGTGGGCGAGAACGTCGCGTTCGCGTTCGACGCGCTGCCGGTGCCCCGCGCGCAGGTGCAGGCGCGCGTGCGCGAAGTCTTGGAACTCGTCGGCCTGGCGGACTACGAGCGCGCGTGGCCATATCAGCTCTCCGGCGGGATGAAGCAGCGCGCGGCGGTGGCGCGCGCGTTCGCCGTCCAGGCGCCGGTGCTGTTCATGGACGAACCGTTCGGTGCGCTCGACGAGCAGACGCGGGTCGGGATGGCCGATCAGCTGATGCGCCTGTGGGAGCGCGCGCCGAGAACCGTCGTCTTCGTGACCCACGGCATTGAAGAAGCGGTGACGCTGGCCGACCGCGTCGTCGTGCTCAGCACGCGTCCGGGCCGCGTCAAGGCCGTGCTGCCGATCGACTTTCCTCGACCGCGCGACGCGGTGGCGCTGCGCGCCGCGCCGGGCTTCGGCGAGCTGGTCGTGCGCATCTGGGAGCTGTTGCGGTGA
- a CDS encoding ABC transporter permease, with product MNALERALRIAAPLSLVALWQLLVSTRVLNPGLFPPPSAIFASFVAYAAGGELWTNAAWTLSRVLIGLVLGGVPGTLIGLWMGTNRWARAYFGPVIALLYPVPKIAILPLLYFVFGAGEGARWAAVAIGVFFLMAINTEAGVRQIETIYLDVARAYRTRRRTVFLRILLPGALPNIYAGLKLSVGIAIVLTVAAEFQLTQTGLGFAIFNAGQLLLVDRLYAALVAVSLLGFGLSVLVDGCERLALPWRRRRT from the coding sequence GTGAACGCGCTCGAACGCGCGCTGCGGATCGCGGCGCCGCTCTCGCTGGTCGCGCTCTGGCAGCTGCTGGTCTCGACGCGCGTGCTCAATCCGGGCCTGTTTCCGCCGCCCAGCGCGATCTTCGCCAGCTTCGTGGCCTATGCGGCCGGCGGCGAGCTGTGGACCAACGCGGCCTGGACGCTCTCGCGCGTGCTGATCGGCCTGGTCCTGGGCGGCGTGCCAGGGACGCTGATCGGTTTGTGGATGGGGACGAACCGGTGGGCGCGCGCGTACTTCGGGCCGGTCATCGCGCTGCTCTACCCGGTGCCGAAGATCGCGATTCTGCCGCTGCTCTACTTCGTCTTCGGTGCCGGCGAAGGCGCGCGCTGGGCGGCGGTGGCCATCGGCGTCTTCTTTCTGATGGCGATCAACACCGAAGCCGGCGTGCGGCAGATCGAGACCATCTACCTGGACGTCGCTCGCGCCTACCGCACGCGTCGCCGGACGGTGTTCTTGCGCATCTTGTTGCCCGGCGCGCTGCCGAACATCTACGCCGGCCTCAAGCTGAGCGTGGGCATCGCGATCGTGCTGACGGTGGCGGCCGAGTTTCAGCTCACGCAGACGGGCCTCGGCTTCGCGATCTTCAACGCCGGACAGCTGCTGCTGGTCGACCGTCTCTACGCGGCGCTGGTCGCGGTTTCACTGCTCGGTTTTGGGCTCTCGGTGCTGGTCGATGGCTGCGAACGGCTCGCTTTGCCATGGCGCCGGCGGCGGACCTAA
- a CDS encoding EAL domain-containing protein codes for MSAHHALGLHEALRIVAERELDVAIIAPHVADGSYRDLLRRLQVAREDLPVVLVGDLEPDAMHDAFALGAADIVAQPELLRLGQALVRAVRDGTLSAQLRNARAQNALLDETLRRTREDVVVVGIEGGESTVVYATRHDLIGRPITELPFVRDGEEAEELSAAVAGCRSTRLTFASGAIAVEPLAAPPHDRHYVAIVHERGGRVALEERDPVTGLPQRSTFERLAQRVLAEADREGVSVAVLFLDVDRFHVVNELAGHRTGDRVLREIATRLREALPAAHVARFGGDEFVVLRLEDEPGIARSATQAAAGAFAAPFIVADKPVYLTASIGVALAPDDATDVAGLIGTAEAAVFEAKRLGRNTVRWYRSSGGSASLERVAMRRDLQGAIERGEFDVYYQPIYDIGTHVIQGVEALVRWRHPLHGMIQPDRFIPVAEECGLIEELGAWVLEQSIAQVRTWADAGIPGIRVSVNVSARQLESNAFPGLVRILLERYQVAAQYLEIEITESSIMRDVGAAARLLRRLRELGVRVAIDDFGTGYTSLAFLKRFPIDQLKIDRSFVVDVTAGAFDGAVIRAVTTLARALGVQTVAEGVELPEQVERLRALDCDFVQGFLFSEPMPAAACTVLLAAGRAG; via the coding sequence TTGAGCGCTCACCACGCCCTCGGTTTACACGAGGCGCTGCGTATCGTCGCGGAGCGCGAGCTCGACGTCGCGATCATCGCGCCGCACGTCGCCGACGGCTCGTACCGCGACCTCTTGCGGCGGCTGCAAGTCGCGCGCGAAGACCTTCCGGTCGTCCTGGTGGGCGACCTCGAACCCGACGCGATGCACGACGCGTTCGCGCTCGGCGCGGCGGACATCGTGGCGCAACCCGAGCTGCTGCGGCTGGGCCAAGCGTTGGTGCGCGCGGTGCGCGACGGCACCTTGTCGGCGCAGTTGCGCAACGCGCGCGCGCAGAACGCGTTGCTCGACGAGACGCTGCGGCGCACGCGCGAGGACGTCGTCGTCGTCGGCATCGAGGGCGGCGAGTCGACGGTCGTCTACGCGACCCGCCACGACTTGATCGGACGCCCCATCACCGAGCTGCCGTTCGTGCGCGACGGCGAAGAAGCCGAGGAGCTTTCGGCGGCCGTCGCCGGCTGCCGTTCGACGCGCTTGACCTTCGCCTCGGGCGCGATCGCGGTCGAACCGCTGGCGGCGCCGCCGCACGACCGCCACTACGTCGCGATCGTCCACGAGCGCGGCGGCCGGGTCGCGCTCGAGGAACGCGACCCCGTCACCGGGTTGCCGCAGCGTTCGACCTTCGAGCGCCTCGCGCAGCGCGTCTTGGCGGAAGCGGATCGCGAAGGCGTCTCGGTCGCGGTGCTGTTCCTCGACGTCGACCGCTTCCACGTCGTCAACGAGCTGGCCGGCCACCGGACCGGCGATCGCGTCCTGCGCGAGATCGCGACCCGCTTGCGCGAGGCGCTGCCCGCCGCGCACGTCGCTCGCTTCGGCGGAGACGAGTTCGTCGTGCTGCGGCTCGAGGACGAGCCCGGCATCGCGCGTTCCGCCACGCAGGCGGCGGCCGGCGCGTTCGCCGCGCCGTTCATCGTCGCCGACAAGCCGGTCTATCTGACGGCCAGCATCGGCGTCGCGCTGGCGCCCGACGACGCCACCGACGTCGCCGGTTTGATCGGCACCGCCGAGGCCGCGGTCTTCGAGGCCAAGCGGCTCGGCCGCAACACGGTGCGCTGGTACCGTTCCAGCGGCGGCTCGGCATCGCTCGAGCGGGTTGCCATGCGGCGCGACTTGCAAGGCGCGATCGAACGCGGCGAGTTCGACGTCTACTATCAGCCGATCTACGACATCGGCACGCACGTCATCCAAGGCGTCGAGGCGCTGGTGCGCTGGCGCCACCCGCTGCACGGGATGATCCAGCCCGACCGGTTCATCCCGGTCGCCGAAGAGTGCGGTTTGATCGAGGAGCTCGGAGCCTGGGTGCTCGAGCAGTCGATTGCGCAGGTGCGAACGTGGGCCGATGCGGGCATTCCCGGGATCCGGGTGAGCGTCAACGTCTCCGCGCGGCAGCTCGAGAGCAACGCGTTTCCCGGTCTGGTGCGCATTCTGCTCGAACGCTATCAAGTCGCCGCGCAGTACCTGGAGATCGAGATCACCGAGTCGTCGATCATGCGCGACGTCGGTGCGGCGGCGCGTTTGCTGCGCCGGCTGCGCGAGCTGGGCGTTCGCGTCGCGATCGACGACTTCGGCACCGGCTACACCTCGCTCGCGTTCCTCAAGCGCTTTCCGATCGATCAGCTCAAGATCGACCGCTCGTTCGTCGTCGACGTCACCGCGGGCGCGTTCGACGGCGCGGTCATCCGCGCGGTGACGACGCTGGCGCGTGCGCTGGGCGTGCAGACCGTCGCCGAGGGCGTCGAGCTGCCCGAACAGGTCGAGCGGTTACGCGCGCTCGACTGCGATTTCGTGCAGGGCTTTCTGTTCAGCGAGCCGATGCCGGCCGCCGCCTGTACCGTGCTGCTCGCGGCGGGGCGCGCCGGCTAG
- a CDS encoding DUF6496 domain-containing protein encodes MATRKKTTRKKTSARKKTASRKTTASRKKTTTRKKTTTRKKTTGRKKTSARKKSTSRRKYSPASGEYVRKEMDEYKKGSARSGRGGKGGKVRSRKQAIAIGLSEARRAGKKVPSRAGARKRKKS; translated from the coding sequence ATGGCAACCCGCAAGAAGACCACCCGCAAGAAGACCTCCGCTCGAAAGAAGACGGCGTCGCGCAAGACGACGGCGTCGCGCAAGAAGACGACGACCCGCAAGAAAACGACGACCCGCAAGAAGACGACCGGCCGCAAGAAGACCTCGGCGCGCAAGAAGAGCACCAGTCGCCGCAAGTACAGTCCGGCGTCGGGCGAGTACGTGCGTAAAGAGATGGACGAGTACAAGAAAGGCTCCGCGCGCAGCGGCCGCGGCGGGAAGGGCGGCAAGGTGCGCAGCCGCAAACAGGCGATCGCGATCGGGCTCTCCGAAGCGCGCCGGGCCGGCAAGAAAGTCCCCTCGCGCGCCGGCGCGCGCAAGCGCAAGAAGAGCTAG
- a CDS encoding exodeoxyribonuclease III, with protein sequence MRLKVITCNLNGIRAAARKGFFRWMAAQDPDVVCLQETKAQEHQLPPEAMDLTAYNSAFVDAEKKGYSGVALYAKRKPERIVRGLGMPDMDAEGRFVRMDFAEFSIASLYVPSGTTGPARQAVKEYFLDRFIANLAQMKNEGRPFLICGDYNIAHQDIDVFNPARCANTTGFLPQERAWMDDVIDRVGWVDAFRVVNKEKRQFTWWSGWKGAWENNLGWRIDYQLVTPDVAAGVRAAGIYRDERFSDHAPVTIEYELG encoded by the coding sequence GTGCGCCTGAAGGTCATCACCTGCAATCTGAACGGCATCCGTGCCGCCGCCCGCAAGGGCTTCTTCCGCTGGATGGCCGCCCAGGATCCCGACGTGGTCTGCCTCCAGGAGACCAAGGCGCAGGAGCACCAGCTGCCGCCCGAAGCGATGGACCTGACCGCGTACAACTCGGCGTTCGTGGACGCCGAGAAGAAAGGCTACAGCGGCGTCGCGCTCTACGCCAAGCGCAAACCGGAACGCATCGTGCGCGGCTTGGGCATGCCCGACATGGACGCCGAGGGCCGTTTCGTGCGGATGGACTTCGCCGAGTTCTCGATCGCCTCGCTCTACGTCCCGTCGGGGACGACCGGACCCGCGCGCCAAGCGGTGAAAGAGTACTTCCTCGACCGCTTCATCGCCAACCTCGCGCAGATGAAGAACGAGGGCCGTCCGTTCCTGATCTGCGGCGACTACAACATTGCGCACCAAGACATCGACGTGTTCAATCCCGCGCGCTGCGCGAACACGACCGGCTTTCTCCCGCAAGAGCGCGCCTGGATGGACGACGTGATCGATCGCGTCGGTTGGGTCGACGCGTTCCGCGTCGTCAACAAAGAGAAGCGTCAGTTCACCTGGTGGTCGGGCTGGAAAGGCGCCTGGGAGAACAATCTGGGCTGGCGCATCGACTACCAGCTGGTCACCCCCGACGTCGCCGCCGGCGTGCGCGCGGCCGGGATCTACCGCGACGAGCGGTTCTCCGACCACGCGCCGGTGACGATCGAATACGAGTTGGGCTAG
- the ligD gene encoding non-homologous end-joining DNA ligase — MSAPRFDPGRIAIPRDRDGALLRFEGREVALSNLRKPFWPELGITKGDLLQYYADVAPFLVPYLNDRAEVMKRYPDGAGGDYFYMKRTPPGAPPWLRTCAIEHGSGSVIAFPVVEDVAGLLWLVNLGCIDLNEWYARCDDIDRPDYLHFDLDPVEGTPFATVREVALHVHAALGELGIPCYAKTSGSSGMHVYVPIVRGPVQKEVWTFAKAFAQTLERMHPDVVTAEYRIARRPAGRVLVDYNQNAWGKTLASVYSVRPTPVASISTPVGWDEVAAGIEIADFTLATIRARLASVGDLWAPVGAAEGRVDLGRFLDPGAKPRAKRKASAR; from the coding sequence GTGAGTGCGCCCCGCTTCGATCCCGGCCGCATCGCGATCCCGCGGGATCGCGACGGTGCCCTGCTGCGCTTCGAGGGGCGTGAGGTCGCGCTGAGCAACCTGCGCAAGCCCTTCTGGCCGGAGCTGGGGATCACCAAGGGCGATCTCTTGCAGTACTATGCCGACGTCGCGCCGTTCTTGGTGCCGTACTTGAACGACCGGGCCGAGGTGATGAAGCGCTACCCCGACGGCGCCGGCGGCGACTACTTCTACATGAAGCGTACGCCGCCGGGTGCCCCGCCGTGGCTGCGCACCTGCGCGATCGAGCACGGCTCGGGCAGCGTGATCGCGTTCCCCGTCGTCGAGGACGTCGCCGGGCTGTTGTGGCTGGTGAACTTGGGCTGCATCGACCTCAACGAGTGGTACGCGCGCTGCGACGACATCGACCGCCCGGACTACCTGCACTTCGACCTCGATCCGGTCGAAGGCACGCCCTTCGCGACGGTGCGCGAGGTCGCGCTGCACGTGCACGCGGCGCTCGGCGAGCTCGGCATCCCGTGCTACGCGAAGACCTCGGGCTCCTCGGGTATGCACGTCTACGTGCCGATCGTGCGCGGCCCCGTGCAAAAGGAAGTCTGGACGTTCGCCAAGGCCTTCGCGCAGACGTTGGAGCGGATGCACCCGGACGTCGTGACGGCCGAGTACCGCATCGCGCGCCGTCCCGCCGGTCGCGTGCTGGTCGACTACAACCAGAACGCGTGGGGCAAGACGTTGGCGTCGGTCTACTCGGTGCGGCCCACGCCGGTCGCCTCGATCTCGACGCCGGTCGGCTGGGACGAGGTCGCGGCCGGCATCGAGATCGCCGACTTCACGCTGGCGACGATCCGCGCGCGGCTGGCGAGCGTCGGCGACCTGTGGGCGCCGGTCGGAGCAGCCGAGGGTCGCGTCGATCTCGGCCGCTTTCTCGACCCCGGCGCGAAGCCGCGCGCGAAACGCAAAGCGAGCGCGCGATGA
- a CDS encoding ATP-dependent DNA ligase, with translation MIAVDYPPMEMRAVERLPDGDGWLYEPKWDGFRCVAHRDGREVALTSKAGQPLARYFPEIVDALRALDADRFSLDGELVVWAGGGLSFDALQQRIHPAASRVAMLAEATPAIYLAFDLLRLDGTDWNDQPIERRRPALEALAEQFRAPRLRLSPATRSRAVADGWLSGAGGAIDGVVAKRLGVPYASGRRDAAVKVKKMRTADCVIGGYRYAKGSTTRVGSLLLGLYDDDGLLDYVGFCSAFSNAEREALVARLRPHVGEPGFTGGAPDTAPSRWDRGEDRDKSYVKLKPELVLEVEFDLVTGGRIRHGTRPVRWRTDKSPATCTREQLETLDTFSASIIQG, from the coding sequence ATGATCGCCGTCGACTACCCGCCGATGGAGATGCGCGCCGTGGAGCGCCTGCCGGACGGAGACGGTTGGCTCTACGAGCCGAAGTGGGACGGCTTTCGTTGCGTCGCGCACCGCGACGGACGCGAGGTCGCGCTGACCTCGAAGGCGGGGCAGCCGCTGGCGCGCTACTTTCCCGAGATCGTCGACGCGCTGCGCGCGCTCGACGCCGATCGTTTCTCGCTCGACGGCGAGCTGGTCGTGTGGGCCGGCGGCGGGTTGTCGTTCGACGCGCTACAGCAGCGCATCCACCCCGCCGCGAGCCGCGTCGCGATGCTGGCGGAGGCGACGCCGGCGATCTATCTCGCCTTCGACCTGTTGCGTCTGGACGGCACGGACTGGAACGACCAGCCGATCGAGCGCCGGCGCCCGGCGCTCGAAGCGCTGGCCGAGCAGTTCCGCGCGCCGCGGCTGCGCTTGAGTCCGGCGACCCGTTCGCGCGCGGTCGCGGACGGATGGCTCTCGGGTGCCGGCGGCGCGATCGACGGCGTGGTCGCCAAACGACTCGGCGTTCCGTACGCCAGCGGCCGGCGTGACGCCGCGGTCAAGGTGAAGAAGATGCGCACCGCCGACTGCGTCATCGGCGGGTACCGCTATGCGAAGGGATCGACGACGCGCGTCGGGTCGCTGTTGCTCGGGCTGTACGACGACGACGGTCTGCTCGACTACGTCGGGTTTTGCAGCGCGTTTTCGAACGCCGAACGCGAAGCGCTGGTGGCGCGGCTGCGCCCGCACGTAGGCGAGCCGGGCTTCACCGGCGGCGCGCCCGACACCGCGCCGAGCCGCTGGGACCGTGGCGAGGATCGCGACAAGTCGTACGTCAAGCTCAAGCCCGAGCTCGTCCTCGAGGTCGAGTTCGACCTGGTGACGGGCGGCCGGATTCGGCACGGAACGCGCCCGGTGCGCTGGCGAACGGATAAATCGCCGGCGACGTGCACGCGTGAGCAGCTGGAGACCCTCGACACGTTCAGCGCGTCGATCATCCAGGGTTGA
- a CDS encoding EAL domain-containing protein, which produces MERRFERVLEITRDILRLRELDLALESIARGVTDLFGFRYVTIVIADGTQTGEMTRRVMLGYPDGVKRERKNERVSKADILSALAPHFEVFENAFYIPAEREFHWDRAVYAGETDRDSPRSAADAWHERDAICLVLRDSDGEMIGYLSPDGPADGKVPSRDTLRGLQLFVNLMGLALANAQAHRAEVERRRLLEANQARLRHEATHDPLTGLPNRTFFQERLAATLEHARARPDRVYAVLFVDLDEFKSINDSLGHIAGDALLMAVADRMRATVAADDFIARIGGDEFALLLAHRHDLGQVEDAVETIQDALVAPMLIEGRAVYNTASIGIAIIEASDERIEGVLRNADTAMYYAKSLGRGRHAFFDHHMHYEATRRLALTSDLRAAIEAEQFTVEYQPIVRLSDTRLMGFEALVRWHNPATGEVMPGEFIPLAEDVGLVVPIGRYVFVDACRRLAEWRRRAPLLDLRMHVNLSVQEVLEPDLDAFVARNLRRFGLSSDDLVLEITETAVIRSNTLSLGSMARLRATGVHLCIDDFGTGYSSLRYLHQLPFDAMKIDRSFVESTEGGLGSAPIVRMLIQLAKSYGIDVVAEGVETARQAEELVALECEFAQGFHFYRPMSADAVCALLDATLAGSIAG; this is translated from the coding sequence GTGGAGCGGCGCTTCGAACGCGTCCTCGAGATCACGCGGGACATCCTACGCCTGCGCGAGCTGGATCTTGCCTTGGAGTCGATCGCCCGCGGGGTGACCGACTTGTTCGGCTTTCGTTACGTCACCATCGTCATCGCCGACGGCACGCAGACCGGCGAGATGACCCGCCGCGTCATGCTCGGCTACCCCGACGGCGTCAAGCGCGAGCGCAAGAACGAACGGGTCTCCAAAGCCGACATCCTCTCGGCGCTGGCCCCGCACTTCGAGGTGTTCGAGAACGCGTTCTACATCCCGGCCGAGCGCGAGTTCCACTGGGACCGCGCCGTCTACGCCGGTGAGACCGACCGCGACTCGCCGCGCAGCGCCGCCGACGCCTGGCACGAGCGCGACGCGATCTGCCTGGTGCTGCGCGACTCCGACGGCGAGATGATCGGATACCTGAGCCCGGACGGGCCGGCCGACGGCAAGGTGCCCAGCCGCGATACGCTGCGCGGCCTGCAGCTGTTCGTCAACCTGATGGGCCTGGCGCTGGCCAACGCGCAGGCGCACCGCGCCGAGGTCGAGCGGCGGCGGCTGCTCGAGGCGAACCAAGCGCGGCTGCGGCACGAGGCGACGCACGACCCGCTGACCGGTCTGCCCAACCGCACCTTCTTCCAAGAGCGCTTGGCGGCGACGCTCGAGCACGCGCGCGCCCGGCCCGACCGCGTCTACGCCGTGCTGTTCGTCGACCTCGACGAGTTCAAGTCGATCAACGACTCGCTCGGACACATCGCCGGCGACGCGCTTCTGATGGCCGTCGCCGACCGCATGCGCGCCACGGTCGCGGCCGACGACTTCATCGCGCGCATCGGCGGCGACGAGTTCGCGCTCTTGCTCGCGCATCGCCACGACCTGGGACAGGTCGAGGACGCGGTCGAGACGATCCAGGACGCGCTGGTCGCCCCGATGCTGATCGAAGGCCGCGCCGTCTACAACACGGCCTCGATCGGCATCGCGATCATCGAAGCGAGCGACGAGCGCATCGAGGGCGTGCTGCGCAACGCCGATACCGCGATGTACTACGCGAAGTCGCTGGGCCGCGGCCGCCACGCGTTCTTCGACCACCACATGCACTACGAGGCGACCCGCCGTCTCGCGCTCACCAGCGACCTGCGCGCGGCGATCGAAGCCGAGCAGTTCACCGTCGAGTACCAGCCGATCGTGCGGCTTTCCGACACGCGCCTGATGGGCTTCGAAGCGCTGGTGCGCTGGCACAACCCGGCGACCGGGGAGGTCATGCCCGGCGAGTTCATCCCGCTGGCGGAAGACGTCGGCCTGGTCGTCCCGATCGGGCGTTACGTCTTCGTCGACGCCTGCCGCCGGCTGGCCGAATGGCGCCGGCGCGCACCGCTGCTCGACTTGCGCATGCACGTCAACCTCTCGGTGCAGGAAGTCCTCGAGCCGGACCTGGACGCGTTCGTCGCGCGCAACCTGCGCCGCTTCGGCCTCTCCTCGGACGACCTGGTGCTCGAGATCACCGAGACGGCCGTCATCCGCTCGAACACGCTCTCGCTCGGCTCGATGGCGCGCTTGCGCGCGACCGGCGTGCACCTGTGCATCGACGACTTCGGCACCGGTTACTCCTCGCTGCGCTACCTGCACCAGCTGCCGTTCGACGCGATGAAGATCGACCGTTCGTTCGTCGAGAGCACCGAGGGCGGCTTGGGCAGCGCGCCGATCGTGCGGATGCTGATCCAGTTGGCGAAGTCGTACGGAATCGACGTCGTCGCCGAAGGCGTCGAGACGGCGCGCCAAGCGGAAGAGCTGGTCGCGCTGGAGTGCGAGTTCGCGCAGGGGTTCCATTTCTACCGGCCGATGAGCGCGGATGCGGTCTGCGCGCTGCTCGACGCGACCCTGGCGGGCTCGATCGCCGGCTGA